In Jeotgalibaca arthritidis, a single genomic region encodes these proteins:
- a CDS encoding GNAT family N-acetyltransferase has translation MFKKALLNDIPFIMGTINFAKDNLKRMEIDQWQSGYPNESSIKADIEAGHSYLYYENNEVVAVLALLFGEDPLYHVIEEGQWLTNQRYVSIHRVAVVEGHLGKGVMGRVFNLTEQIAQDHDCHITRVDTHPDNKSMQRALEKADFKYCGHVFIANGDLRYAYEKVFPTK, from the coding sequence ATGTTTAAAAAAGCACTGTTAAATGATATTCCTTTTATTATGGGAACCATTAATTTTGCAAAAGACAACTTAAAAAGAATGGAAATTGACCAATGGCAAAGTGGATACCCTAATGAAAGCAGCATCAAGGCAGACATAGAGGCGGGCCATAGCTATTTATATTATGAGAATAATGAGGTTGTCGCTGTTTTAGCTTTATTATTTGGCGAGGATCCTTTATATCATGTCATAGAAGAAGGACAGTGGTTGACTAATCAACGCTATGTATCGATTCATCGTGTTGCTGTTGTCGAAGGACACTTAGGGAAAGGCGTTATGGGAAGAGTTTTTAACTTAACAGAACAGATTGCACAAGACCATGACTGTCACATTACCCGTGTTGATACACATCCTGATAACAAAAGCATGCAACGTGCGTTAGAAAAAGCTGACTTTAAATACTGCGGTCATGTATTTATAGCGAATGGTGATTTAAGATATGCTTATGAAAAAGTATTTCCGACAAAATAG
- a CDS encoding DEAD/DEAH box helicase, with translation MKWKLVSEEVIREAALSDSAIRFGRRIYREQAFRNIVLTEMHDVIELSAYVDQECQVKIRLNTTEKLQLKCACQKHSDHLACKHSIALLYLYNDIIKDAQKRQGFSKKVGSLTYSVNSRKYVAAKYIMEQMSDFLDAQTGFRGRKKIVFDYQFAFRSLENDDESSVRIKVGEDKLYQMRDIEAVALSFLKEQPMMFGKSFTYDPAEHYIDSKDRDMLYFLLEIKNYQFQNQLYRQYTATNKSEIDIQPALIKRTLEKITLMSHYTIKINHRDSEQERLNDPVLFEEGELLLPVPFQMAELEDEPDHFHFSLIDPEANMFYLFPTQKVLIQRNDIFFLTDEEIRMLTILANALSENEDHHVIIPKSMMKDFLTTSLPSLSKRFPITLSETVKQSFKKERLLPKLYLDWTTDHLIVDLEFHYGDYVYHPTTVFNEEEGLPDSVVLDLEGEGRVLNLLYSFDFDFEFEDQHMLLSDFDEVYRFLYEALPEFSQLMDVYTSSSFDHLLYNSPSHAQLVVDMDRESNLLQVTFDMEGIDDSELKKIMQDLIANKKYRRLSNGKLVNLQDRAFQEYQSILQKMDIRTSKIKKEMALPLHKLFSIDDDVLERSELKENIMTFLNQMTTVDSQDYQLPHSLVADLRPYQVEGYQWLRTLDEFGFGGILADDMGLGKTVQSLAFIASLIESQDKPILVVCPSSVLYNWKKESQQFIPDVPTILITGNKEERQQQIKYAKEQAIPLWITSYPVLIRDVADYSDTLFRTVILDEAQIVKNNTAKTTKAVKDLQSVNKFALSGTPLENQLGELYSIFSIAVPGLLGTKKAFKEMPIADINRRISPFLLRRLKKNVLKELPEKFETIEYIDFSEEQKALYLSQLALVRDEANAFMAEGQLAENKIRILAGLTRLRQICCDPRLVMPNYEGESAKLLRLLEYLETAKENGNRVVLFSQFTQMLALIQDELVKLGYDYFYLDGKTPNEERLALTTRFNEGEKDLFLISLKAGGTGLNLTGGDTVILYDSWWNPAVESQATDRVHRFGQKNVVQVIRMICGGTIEERISELQDKKRQLIDQVISDEQQSLTSLSKEELMAILSE, from the coding sequence ATGAAATGGAAGTTAGTGAGTGAAGAAGTTATAAGGGAAGCAGCTTTGTCTGATTCTGCTATTCGTTTTGGTAGACGCATTTACCGAGAACAAGCCTTTCGTAACATTGTCTTAACGGAAATGCATGATGTGATTGAACTATCAGCTTATGTTGACCAAGAATGCCAAGTCAAAATACGCTTGAATACGACTGAAAAGTTACAGTTGAAGTGTGCGTGTCAAAAACACTCAGATCATTTGGCTTGTAAGCATAGCATAGCCTTGCTATACCTTTACAATGATATTATCAAAGATGCCCAAAAACGGCAGGGATTTTCGAAAAAAGTAGGTTCATTGACTTATAGCGTCAATAGCCGGAAATATGTGGCAGCAAAGTATATTATGGAACAAATGTCTGATTTCTTAGATGCCCAAACAGGCTTCAGAGGACGTAAAAAAATTGTTTTTGATTATCAGTTTGCCTTTCGATCGCTAGAAAATGATGATGAGAGCTCAGTAAGAATAAAAGTTGGTGAAGACAAACTTTATCAAATGAGGGATATTGAAGCAGTAGCCTTATCTTTTTTAAAAGAACAGCCTATGATGTTTGGTAAATCATTTACTTATGATCCCGCCGAACATTATATTGATAGTAAAGACAGGGATATGCTGTATTTCTTATTGGAGATTAAAAACTATCAATTTCAAAATCAACTCTACCGCCAATATACGGCGACTAATAAAAGTGAAATTGATATTCAGCCAGCTCTAATTAAACGAACCTTAGAAAAAATAACCCTTATGAGCCACTACACCATTAAAATAAACCATCGTGACTCTGAACAAGAACGGTTAAACGATCCTGTTTTATTTGAAGAAGGCGAATTGTTATTACCTGTTCCTTTTCAGATGGCAGAGCTTGAAGATGAGCCAGACCATTTTCATTTTTCATTAATTGATCCGGAAGCTAATATGTTTTATCTTTTCCCGACCCAAAAAGTATTGATTCAGCGCAATGATATTTTCTTCTTAACAGATGAAGAAATTCGGATGCTGACGATTTTAGCGAATGCTTTGTCAGAAAACGAAGATCACCATGTGATTATTCCTAAGTCTATGATGAAAGACTTTTTGACAACCTCATTGCCGTCTTTATCAAAACGATTTCCAATTACATTATCAGAGACCGTTAAACAGAGCTTTAAAAAGGAACGGCTACTACCGAAACTCTACTTGGATTGGACGACTGATCATTTAATTGTTGATCTTGAATTTCACTATGGTGATTATGTTTACCATCCAACAACTGTTTTTAACGAGGAAGAAGGGTTACCTGATTCAGTTGTATTGGATTTAGAAGGAGAAGGCCGTGTTTTAAATTTGCTATATAGTTTTGATTTTGATTTTGAATTTGAAGACCAGCATATGTTACTTTCTGATTTCGATGAAGTCTACCGCTTCCTTTACGAAGCATTACCCGAATTTAGTCAACTGATGGATGTATATACATCGTCAAGTTTTGATCATTTACTTTATAACTCACCAAGTCACGCTCAACTTGTCGTTGATATGGATAGGGAATCCAATCTCTTGCAAGTCACTTTTGACATGGAAGGAATTGACGATAGTGAATTAAAGAAAATCATGCAAGATTTGATCGCTAATAAAAAATACCGACGCCTATCGAATGGGAAGTTAGTCAATTTACAGGACCGTGCGTTCCAAGAATATCAGTCTATTTTACAGAAAATGGATATTCGAACCAGTAAAATAAAAAAAGAAATGGCACTTCCTTTGCATAAGCTCTTTTCTATTGACGATGATGTTTTAGAGCGGTCTGAATTAAAAGAGAATATTATGACCTTCTTAAATCAAATGACCACTGTTGATAGTCAAGATTACCAACTACCGCACTCACTTGTAGCGGATTTAAGACCCTACCAAGTGGAAGGTTATCAATGGTTACGAACTTTGGATGAGTTTGGTTTTGGTGGTATTTTAGCTGATGATATGGGATTAGGGAAAACCGTTCAATCACTGGCATTTATTGCCTCTTTAATTGAATCACAGGACAAGCCTATTCTCGTTGTTTGTCCATCGAGTGTTCTTTACAATTGGAAAAAAGAAAGTCAGCAATTTATCCCAGATGTGCCGACGATACTCATAACAGGAAATAAAGAAGAACGTCAGCAACAAATTAAATACGCGAAAGAGCAAGCAATCCCATTGTGGATTACCTCCTATCCTGTTTTAATTCGTGATGTAGCTGATTATAGCGATACCCTGTTTCGAACTGTTATTTTAGATGAGGCTCAAATCGTTAAAAATAATACCGCCAAAACAACTAAAGCGGTGAAAGACTTACAGTCGGTTAATAAGTTTGCTTTAAGTGGAACGCCTTTAGAAAATCAACTAGGAGAGCTATATTCGATCTTCTCAATTGCAGTACCGGGTTTATTAGGAACAAAAAAAGCCTTTAAGGAAATGCCGATAGCCGATATTAACCGTCGCATTAGTCCGTTTCTACTGAGACGACTGAAGAAAAATGTGCTAAAAGAACTGCCAGAAAAATTTGAAACGATTGAATACATTGACTTTAGTGAAGAACAAAAAGCTCTGTATTTATCGCAATTAGCCTTAGTCCGAGATGAAGCTAATGCTTTTATGGCTGAAGGGCAGTTGGCAGAAAATAAAATCAGAATTTTGGCAGGCTTAACAAGACTCAGACAAATTTGCTGTGACCCAAGATTAGTTATGCCAAACTACGAGGGAGAATCAGCCAAATTACTGAGACTACTTGAGTATTTAGAAACCGCTAAAGAAAATGGTAACCGAGTCGTCTTGTTCTCGCAGTTTACTCAAATGTTAGCTTTAATCCAAGATGAGCTAGTTAAATTAGGATATGATTATTTCTATTTAGATGGCAAAACACCAAATGAAGAGCGTTTAGCTTTGACGACCCGTTTCAATGAAGGGGAAAAAGACCTATTCCTTATTTCATTAAAAGCTGGTGGAACGGGCCTCAATTTGACGGGTGGCGATACAGTTATTCTATATGATAGCTGGTGGAATCCTGCTGTAGAAAGCCAAGCGACCGACCGTGTCCATCGCTTTGGACAAAAGAATGTCGTTCAGGTGATTCGAATGATTTGTGGCGGCACGATTGAAGAACGTATTAGTGAACTTCAAGATAAGAAACGCCAATTAATCGATCAAGTTATTTCCGATGAGCAACAATCACTGACTTCGTTAAGTAAAGAGGAATTAATGGCTATACTAAGTGAATAA